A region of Polyangiaceae bacterium DNA encodes the following proteins:
- a CDS encoding class I SAM-dependent methyltransferase, translating into MWDQRYAEPGYAYGTEPNDFLVSVAERIPAGPVLCLAEGEGRNAVFLAGRGHAVTAVDASDVGLRKAAALAAERGVSLTTRVSDLAHFAIEPSVWAGIVSIWCHLPAALRERVHRGIVSGLRPGGVLILEAYTPAQLELGTGGPKLPEMLYSLELAKRDFGELEWLVALETEREVHEGKYHSGRSAVVQLVARKP; encoded by the coding sequence ATGTGGGACCAGCGCTACGCCGAGCCGGGCTACGCCTACGGCACCGAGCCCAACGATTTCTTGGTCAGCGTCGCCGAGCGCATCCCCGCCGGGCCGGTCCTGTGTCTGGCCGAGGGCGAGGGCAGGAACGCCGTCTTCCTGGCAGGGCGCGGTCACGCCGTCACGGCCGTGGACGCCTCCGACGTCGGGCTTCGAAAGGCCGCGGCGTTGGCCGCCGAGCGCGGCGTGTCGCTCACCACGCGGGTGAGCGACCTCGCGCACTTCGCCATCGAGCCCTCGGTCTGGGCTGGCATCGTCAGCATCTGGTGCCACCTGCCCGCGGCGCTGCGCGAGAGGGTGCACCGTGGGATCGTGTCTGGCCTGCGCCCGGGCGGCGTGCTGATCCTGGAAGCCTACACGCCGGCGCAGCTCGAGCTCGGCACCGGAGGCCCCAAGCTGCCGGAGATGCTCTACTCGCTCGAGCTGGCGAAGCGCGACTTCGGGGAGCTCGAGTGGCTCGTGGCGCTGGAGACCGAGCGCGAGGTCCACGAGGGCAAGTACCACTCCGGCCGGAGCGCCGTGGTGCAGCTCGTCGCGAGAAAACCCTGA
- a CDS encoding divalent metal cation transporter, translating to MSHLVQSTRAGAVYGLSLIGLVLVANAIKYPAFRFGPHYAVATRTSLLEGYRRQGRWALVVYALLTIGTMFTVLAAVTFVTAGLAIAVLGLRASPVVVSGALIGICAALLAVGRYHWLDRVNKVLVAVLTLSTLAATALALPRLDLAGSSFWLSPGQMDRATIFFVAALVGWMPSAIDVAVWQSLWTLARQADTKHEPTLSESSFDFHVGYLGTAFLALCFLLMGAGVMHGSGQRFPDSAGAFAGQVITLYATTLGDWSRPIIGTAAFAVMFSTVLTVVDGFPRSIAVLIARLRGPEPKHRSEIDEPAQKRSYWISIAVLSTGALLVIAMMMKSLTTLVDVATTLSFLTAPVLSVLNHRAVLAPEVEPQLRPRPWLVWASLGGIVCQGLFAAAYLWFRYFSA from the coding sequence GTGTCGCATCTGGTGCAGTCCACGCGCGCCGGCGCCGTCTACGGCCTGTCGCTGATCGGCCTGGTGCTGGTCGCCAACGCCATCAAGTACCCCGCGTTCCGCTTCGGCCCGCACTACGCGGTCGCCACCCGCACGTCTCTCTTGGAAGGCTACCGGCGCCAAGGCCGCTGGGCGCTCGTGGTCTACGCGCTCTTGACCATCGGCACGATGTTCACGGTGCTCGCCGCGGTGACCTTCGTCACCGCCGGCCTCGCGATCGCGGTCCTGGGCCTCCGGGCCAGCCCGGTGGTCGTGAGCGGCGCGCTGATCGGCATCTGCGCGGCGCTCTTGGCGGTGGGTCGCTACCACTGGCTCGATCGCGTCAACAAGGTGCTGGTGGCGGTGCTCACGCTGTCCACGCTCGCGGCCACGGCCCTGGCGCTGCCTCGGCTCGACCTCGCCGGGTCGAGCTTCTGGCTGAGCCCAGGGCAGATGGACCGCGCCACCATCTTCTTCGTCGCGGCGCTGGTCGGTTGGATGCCGTCCGCCATCGACGTGGCGGTCTGGCAGTCGCTCTGGACCCTGGCCCGCCAAGCCGACACGAAGCACGAGCCCACGCTCAGCGAGTCGTCGTTCGACTTCCACGTGGGCTATCTGGGCACGGCGTTCTTGGCGCTCTGCTTCCTCTTGATGGGCGCCGGCGTGATGCACGGCAGCGGCCAGCGCTTCCCGGACTCGGCGGGCGCGTTCGCCGGGCAGGTGATCACTCTCTACGCCACCACGCTCGGCGACTGGAGCCGCCCCATCATCGGGACGGCCGCGTTCGCGGTGATGTTCTCCACGGTGCTCACCGTCGTGGACGGCTTCCCGCGCTCCATCGCCGTCCTGATCGCGCGTCTTCGGGGGCCAGAACCCAAGCACCGCTCCGAGATCGACGAGCCGGCGCAGAAGCGCAGCTACTGGATCTCGATCGCCGTGCTCTCGACCGGCGCCCTGCTCGTGATCGCGATGATGATGAAGTCGCTCACGACGCTGGTGGACGTCGCCACGACGCTGTCGTTCCTGACGGCGCCCGTGCTCAGCGTGCTGAACCATCGCGCGGTGCTGGCCCCCGAGGTCGAACCCCAACTCCGCCCGCGCCCGTGGCTCGTGTGGGCGAGCCTCGGGGGCATCGTGTGCCAGGGCCTGTTCGCGGCCGCCTACCTCTGGTTCCGGTACTTTTCAGCGTAG
- a CDS encoding glutathione S-transferase family protein, producing the protein MTIVLHRFPLSHYSEKGRALLDFKKLPFRIEEHQLGLPQLGIYRLSGQRKVPVIDDAGRIVADSTEIALYLEERYPEPHLLPADAAARREVLELEARLDRWMGSYAPVVWFDWFVREQPEEVSRLLQVEVWGAGQGRLAAAAIRPLMRLSKARSIVKKSSERTHTLLKELCERLEKSPYLCGQSPSLADVAAAGLAFHLEFPKTRHLAIPDWEGVGVPGYADAPEYARFFDWRRRFYAEQLS; encoded by the coding sequence ATGACGATCGTGCTCCACCGCTTTCCGCTGAGCCACTACTCCGAGAAGGGGCGGGCGCTGCTCGACTTCAAGAAGCTGCCGTTCCGCATCGAAGAGCACCAGCTCGGGCTACCTCAGCTCGGCATCTACCGTCTGAGCGGTCAGCGCAAGGTGCCCGTCATCGACGACGCCGGGCGCATCGTCGCCGACTCGACGGAGATCGCGCTGTACCTGGAGGAGCGCTACCCCGAGCCGCACCTCCTGCCGGCGGACGCAGCCGCGCGCCGAGAGGTGCTGGAGCTCGAGGCGCGGCTCGATCGCTGGATGGGGAGCTACGCGCCGGTGGTCTGGTTCGACTGGTTCGTGCGAGAGCAGCCCGAGGAGGTGTCACGCCTGCTCCAGGTGGAGGTCTGGGGCGCGGGCCAGGGGCGCCTCGCCGCGGCGGCCATCCGCCCGTTGATGCGACTGTCCAAGGCCAGGAGCATCGTGAAGAAGTCGAGCGAGCGCACGCACACCTTGCTCAAGGAACTGTGCGAGCGGCTGGAGAAGTCCCCGTACCTGTGTGGGCAGAGCCCGAGCCTGGCGGACGTCGCGGCGGCGGGCCTGGCGTTCCACCTGGAGTTCCCCAAGACGCGTCACCTGGCCATCCCCGACTGGGAAGGCGTGGGCGTGCCCGGCTACGCCGACGCGCCCGAGTACGCGCGCTTCTTCGATTGGCGGCGGCGCTTCTACGCCGAGCAGCTGAGCTGA